The Herminiimonas arsenitoxidans genome window below encodes:
- a CDS encoding Rossmann-like and DUF2520 domain-containing protein, which translates to MSKPKSLSIIGCGKVGQTLARLWVQHQIVQIQDILNTSIESGTRAAAFVGAGRVASSYADLQPADIFLITAPDDQITACCMALANSGHLSASHIVFHCSGALPSSILDSASQRGATIASIHPIRSFAMPEKVVADFAGTYCGVEGDQTALDVLNPLFNTIGAQTVSIQGDAKVLYHAAAVFASNYLVTLLDTAVQAYGKAGIPQDVALKMMASLVRETTENVLQIGPEQALTGPIARNDTATVIKQYRSVNAWDKRYGRLYKQLGKLTAHLARRQKKK; encoded by the coding sequence ATGAGCAAGCCGAAATCACTCTCCATCATCGGTTGCGGCAAAGTCGGCCAGACGCTGGCGCGCTTGTGGGTGCAGCATCAAATTGTTCAAATTCAAGACATCCTCAACACCTCGATAGAAAGCGGCACGCGCGCTGCCGCTTTTGTCGGCGCAGGTCGTGTTGCGAGTAGCTATGCTGACTTGCAACCAGCAGACATTTTCCTCATCACAGCCCCAGACGATCAGATCACTGCCTGCTGTATGGCTTTAGCAAATAGCGGCCACTTGTCAGCAAGCCACATCGTCTTCCACTGCAGCGGCGCCCTGCCTTCATCCATACTGGACAGCGCTAGCCAACGCGGCGCAACCATCGCCAGTATCCACCCTATACGCAGCTTTGCCATGCCCGAGAAGGTAGTAGCAGACTTTGCAGGGACGTATTGCGGCGTAGAAGGCGACCAGACTGCCCTCGATGTACTGAACCCTCTATTCAACACGATAGGTGCGCAAACAGTTTCTATCCAAGGCGATGCCAAGGTGCTATATCACGCCGCAGCGGTGTTCGCCTCCAACTACCTGGTAACGCTGCTGGATACAGCCGTACAAGCCTATGGCAAGGCCGGCATACCGCAAGACGTCGCATTAAAGATGATGGCGTCGCTGGTAAGAGAAACAACTGAGAATGTTTTGCAGATAGGTCCAGAACAAGCGTTGACCGGACCAATTGCACGCAACGACACTGCCACCGTCATCAAGCAATACCGTAGTGTCAATGCGTGGGACAAACGCTATGGAAGACTCTACAAGCAATTGGGAAAGTTGACTGCACACCTGGCACGGCGACAAAAGAAGAAGTAA
- a CDS encoding ATP-binding cassette domain-containing protein, with translation MRGIKPLLDKVDVTLNPGDKIGLIGANGAGKSSLFGLLRGELHADLGTIDFPSKWRVAYVAQETPPLERSAIDYAIDGDVTLRRLEEELAFLESEPDTTDNGVLIGELYSALADADAYTVRSRGEQLLLGLGFTMAQMEQPVASFSGGWRMRLNLAQALMCPSDLLLLDEPTNHLDLDAIIWLEDWLKRYPGTLLVISHDRDFLDGVVNVIVHIDERKLKRYSGNYSGFERQRAAQMILAQSALEKQTRQRAHLESFINRFKAQASKARQAQSRMKALSKMEELAPLRAAAEFSFEFREPAAAPNPLLVMENVDAGYRIENEDYSITEKKIVSNINFSLQIGQRIGLLGVNGAGKSTLIKTIAAELEPLSGVSEFGKGLAIGYFAQHQVEMLRHEESPLWHLAHIAPTVREQELRNFLGSFNFNGAMVTSKIAPFSGGEKARLALALIVWQRPNLLLLDEPTNHLDLETREALTMALAQFEGTLVVVSHDRHLLRATTDEFIIVADGKLQPFDGDLDDYKDWLFKTKLATKNAAAGNAALPAVKEKSASVVAPSAPAASSVDKREQKKQEAEDRQKLAARRKPIELKIKKLEEQIAKRNAQKAVVETALADPLIYDAAKKKELKQLLADQSFYTKEVTQLEAEWLEQQEALEQASN, from the coding sequence ATGCGTGGCATCAAGCCACTTCTCGACAAAGTCGACGTTACGCTCAATCCGGGCGACAAAATCGGCTTGATCGGTGCCAACGGCGCGGGTAAATCCAGTCTGTTCGGCTTGCTGCGCGGTGAGTTGCATGCTGATTTAGGCACAATCGACTTCCCATCTAAATGGCGCGTCGCTTATGTAGCGCAGGAGACACCGCCACTGGAGCGTTCCGCCATCGATTACGCAATCGACGGCGACGTGACCTTGCGCCGCCTTGAAGAAGAACTCGCCTTCCTCGAAAGCGAACCAGACACGACGGACAATGGTGTATTGATCGGCGAGTTGTACAGCGCATTGGCCGATGCCGATGCCTACACTGTACGTTCGCGCGGCGAACAATTGCTGCTCGGTCTGGGCTTCACGATGGCGCAAATGGAACAACCGGTTGCCAGCTTCTCCGGCGGCTGGCGTATGCGTTTGAATCTGGCGCAAGCTTTGATGTGCCCGTCCGATTTGCTGCTGCTCGATGAACCAACCAACCATTTGGATCTGGACGCCATTATCTGGCTGGAAGATTGGCTCAAACGCTACCCAGGCACATTGCTCGTCATCTCGCATGATCGCGACTTCCTCGACGGCGTCGTCAACGTTATCGTGCATATCGACGAACGCAAGCTGAAACGCTACTCAGGAAATTACTCCGGCTTTGAACGTCAACGTGCAGCGCAAATGATCCTGGCGCAAAGCGCACTGGAAAAACAAACCCGTCAACGCGCCCATCTGGAATCCTTCATCAACCGCTTCAAGGCGCAAGCCAGTAAAGCGCGTCAGGCACAAAGCCGAATGAAGGCCTTGTCGAAGATGGAAGAACTCGCACCTTTGCGTGCTGCTGCTGAATTTTCATTTGAATTCCGCGAGCCGGCTGCTGCCCCGAATCCATTGTTGGTAATGGAAAACGTCGATGCCGGTTACCGCATCGAAAATGAAGATTATTCGATCACGGAAAAGAAGATTGTTTCCAACATCAACTTCTCCTTGCAGATCGGCCAACGCATCGGCCTGCTCGGCGTCAACGGTGCTGGTAAATCGACACTGATCAAAACCATCGCAGCAGAACTGGAGCCGTTGAGCGGCGTATCAGAATTCGGCAAAGGCCTCGCGATCGGTTACTTCGCTCAGCATCAGGTAGAAATGCTGCGCCATGAAGAATCACCACTCTGGCATTTGGCGCACATTGCACCGACCGTACGTGAACAAGAGTTGCGCAATTTCTTAGGCAGCTTCAACTTCAACGGCGCCATGGTCACCAGCAAGATCGCGCCATTCTCCGGTGGTGAAAAAGCACGCCTAGCGCTCGCACTGATCGTCTGGCAGCGCCCTAACCTCTTGCTGCTCGATGAACCGACCAACCATCTGGATCTGGAAACACGCGAAGCGCTGACTATGGCACTGGCGCAATTCGAGGGCACGCTGGTCGTCGTCTCGCATGATAGACATCTGCTGCGCGCTACCACGGATGAGTTCATCATCGTCGCAGATGGCAAGTTACAGCCATTCGACGGCGATCTGGACGATTACAAGGATTGGCTATTCAAAACCAAACTGGCCACCAAGAATGCCGCAGCCGGCAATGCAGCACTGCCAGCCGTCAAGGAAAAATCTGCCAGCGTAGTCGCGCCATCAGCTCCCGCAGCATCGTCAGTGGACAAGCGTGAACAGAAAAAACAGGAAGCGGAAGATCGCCAAAAACTGGCTGCACGCAGAAAACCGATAGAACTGAAGATCAAGAAGCTCGAAGAACAAATCGCCAAGCGCAATGCACAGAAAGCCGTTGTAGAAACAGCACTTGCCGATCCATTGATCTACGATGCCGCCAAGAAGAAAGAATTAAAACAGTTGCTGGCCGACCAAAGTTTTTATACCAAGGAAGTCACGCAACTTGAGGCGGAATGGCTGGAGCAACAGGAAGCGTTGGAACAAGCCAGTAACTGA
- the prmB gene encoding 50S ribosomal protein L3 N(5)-glutamine methyltransferase, producing MPIKPNDLSTIRDLLRYAVTRFNTAKLFFGHGSTNALDEAAYLILHTLKLPLDKLDPFFDAHLLQEEVDAVLRVIEQRADERLPAAYITNEGWLGGYRFFVDERVIVPRSFIAELIPEQFSPWVSNPDKVTNILELCTGSGCLPIMLADAFPNAQVDAVDISTDALAVAQRNVDEYELQDRIKLIESDLYTNVPEYKYDLIITNPPYVNSGSMGKLPPEYLREPQIALAGGDDGMDLVRKIVAGAGKRLAPNGLLMVEIGNERAFAEAAFPELNLTWLTTSAGDDMVFLVTADQLQ from the coding sequence ATGCCTATCAAGCCTAACGATCTCTCTACCATTCGCGACCTGCTGCGCTACGCAGTCACCCGCTTCAATACCGCGAAGCTGTTCTTCGGCCATGGCAGCACCAATGCACTGGATGAAGCCGCTTACCTGATCCTGCACACGCTGAAGTTGCCACTCGACAAACTCGATCCATTCTTCGATGCACATTTGTTGCAGGAAGAAGTTGATGCCGTCTTGCGCGTGATCGAACAACGTGCTGATGAACGTTTGCCTGCAGCCTACATCACCAATGAAGGTTGGCTCGGTGGTTACCGTTTCTTCGTGGATGAGCGCGTGATCGTGCCACGTTCATTCATCGCTGAATTGATTCCCGAACAATTTTCTCCATGGGTCAGCAATCCAGACAAGGTCACCAACATTCTTGAACTGTGCACCGGCTCGGGCTGCCTGCCTATCATGTTGGCTGATGCCTTCCCGAATGCGCAAGTCGATGCCGTTGACATCTCCACCGATGCGCTGGCCGTTGCGCAGCGCAATGTGGATGAATACGAATTGCAGGATCGCATCAAATTGATCGAATCTGATCTGTACACCAATGTGCCGGAATACAAATACGATCTGATCATTACCAATCCGCCTTACGTCAATTCAGGTTCCATGGGCAAACTGCCACCGGAATATTTGCGTGAACCGCAAATCGCTCTGGCTGGTGGTGACGACGGCATGGATTTGGTACGCAAGATAGTCGCAGGTGCAGGCAAACGTCTGGCACCAAATGGTTTGCTGATGGTCGAAATCGGTAATGAACGTGCCTTCGCAGAAGCCGCATTCCCGGAACTGAATTTGACCTGGTTGACCACCAGTGCCGGTGACGACATGGTATTCCTCGTTACTGCAGATCAATTGCAGTAA
- the dapE gene encoding succinyl-diaminopimelate desuccinylase, translated as MSKTLALTEELIALSSVTPEDKGCQSRLIELLEPLGFVCETIESDGVTNLWARKGTTQPLLVFAGHTDVVPTGPLDQWTSPPFVPTQREGKLYGRGAADMKTSIAAMVVAAEEFVAAHPNHKGSIGFLITSDEEGPATDGTVIVCNALKARGEQLDYCVVGEPTSSDVLGDTIKNGRRGSMSGKLTVKGIQGHIAYPQLARNPIHQCAPALAELVAEKWDDGNEYYLPTSWQVSNMHGGAGASNVIPGNVVIDFNFRFCTASTVEGLQQRVHAILDKHGLEYDLKWSISGYPFLTPKGSLSDAMSDAIKSETGVTTELSTTGGTSDGRFIAQICPQVVEFGPPNGSIHKIDEHIEVRFIDPLKNIYRHTMENLLL; from the coding sequence ATGAGCAAGACGCTCGCACTGACCGAAGAACTGATCGCGCTCTCCTCCGTTACACCGGAAGATAAAGGCTGCCAATCGCGCCTGATCGAATTGCTGGAACCGCTGGGCTTCGTTTGCGAAACCATAGAATCCGATGGCGTCACCAATCTGTGGGCGCGCAAAGGAACGACACAACCGCTGCTGGTGTTTGCCGGCCATACCGACGTCGTGCCTACCGGCCCGCTCGATCAATGGACCTCGCCACCATTCGTGCCTACGCAACGCGAAGGCAAGCTGTACGGTCGCGGTGCAGCCGATATGAAGACATCGATAGCTGCCATGGTTGTTGCAGCGGAAGAATTCGTAGCTGCACATCCAAATCACAAAGGCTCGATCGGCTTCCTGATCACCAGCGATGAAGAAGGTCCAGCTACTGATGGCACCGTGATCGTTTGTAATGCATTGAAAGCACGCGGCGAACAACTCGATTACTGCGTGGTCGGTGAACCAACCTCTTCCGATGTGTTGGGCGACACCATCAAGAACGGTCGCCGCGGCAGCATGTCCGGCAAGCTCACAGTCAAAGGCATACAAGGCCACATCGCATATCCGCAATTGGCACGCAATCCGATTCATCAATGCGCACCTGCACTGGCAGAACTGGTTGCAGAGAAATGGGATGACGGTAACGAATACTATTTACCGACTTCATGGCAAGTATCGAATATGCACGGCGGCGCGGGCGCATCGAACGTCATCCCGGGCAATGTTGTCATCGATTTCAACTTCCGTTTTTGCACAGCCAGCACGGTTGAAGGTTTGCAACAACGTGTGCATGCCATCCTCGACAAGCATGGTCTCGAATACGATTTGAAATGGTCGATCAGTGGTTATCCATTCCTGACGCCTAAAGGCAGCTTGAGCGATGCGATGAGCGATGCGATCAAATCAGAGACTGGTGTGACTACGGAATTATCTACTACCGGCGGCACGTCCGATGGTCGCTTCATCGCACAAATTTGCCCGCAAGTCGTCGAATTTGGCCCTCCAAACGGCAGCATTCATAAAATTGATGAACACATCGAAGTACGCTTCATCGATCCACTGAAAAACATCTATCGCCATACGATGGAAAATCTGCTGCTGTAA
- a CDS encoding ArsC family reductase: MTITLYGIPNCDTVKKARTWLTNNGTDFVFHDFKKDGINADLIKTWLRDVPWDVLVNRKGTTWRKLPDERKAEITDDASATALMLESPSVIKRPILFKDKKSSVGFSDELYQQIFQD; the protein is encoded by the coding sequence ATGACGATTACCCTATACGGCATACCGAACTGCGACACAGTCAAAAAGGCCCGCACCTGGCTCACCAACAATGGCACCGATTTCGTCTTCCATGATTTCAAAAAAGACGGTATCAACGCCGACCTGATCAAAACCTGGTTACGCGACGTTCCTTGGGATGTGCTGGTCAATCGCAAAGGCACCACCTGGCGCAAGTTGCCGGATGAGCGCAAGGCAGAGATTACCGATGACGCCAGCGCGACTGCATTGATGCTGGAGTCGCCATCAGTCATCAAGCGTCCGATTTTATTCAAGGACAAGAAATCCAGCGTCGGTTTTTCCGACGAACTTTATCAACAAATTTTTCAAGACTAA
- a CDS encoding PilT/PilU family type 4a pilus ATPase encodes MAMDRLFLLMKEKAASDLFIAVNSPIHIKINGNLVPVNQQKLDQNAVMSLLAEVVPAAKLEELERENELNIGIPVAGVGSFRLSAFRQRGSISAVLRYVPGEIPALNSLALPPILADMIMEKRGLLLVVGSTGSGKSTTIAAMLDHRNALSTGHILTLEDPIEFLFKNKKSIVNQREIGSDAADLSIALRNALRQAPDCILIGEIRDKETMSAALAYAQSGHLVVATLHANNSYQALTRIINFYPIEHRQSLLADLSSTLRAVISQRLIGAIDGKRRAAVEIMMNTRHIAELIEQGEITQIKEAIEKSLSPGSQTFEQALMQLIKDDIVTQDEALAHADSASNLFWLLNNSAQKVEIDEPEEEQGASFTEFTLKM; translated from the coding sequence ATGGCAATGGATCGGTTATTTCTTCTGATGAAGGAAAAAGCAGCATCTGACTTGTTTATCGCAGTCAACTCGCCGATCCATATCAAGATCAACGGCAATCTGGTACCCGTCAATCAGCAAAAGCTGGACCAGAATGCCGTCATGTCCTTGTTGGCCGAAGTTGTCCCTGCTGCCAAGCTGGAAGAACTGGAACGCGAGAATGAACTGAACATCGGCATCCCTGTCGCCGGTGTCGGCAGCTTCCGTTTATCAGCGTTCCGCCAGCGCGGCAGCATCTCTGCCGTGTTGCGCTATGTTCCTGGCGAAATTCCGGCATTGAACAGTTTGGCACTGCCGCCGATTTTGGCAGACATGATTATGGAAAAGCGTGGCTTGCTGTTGGTAGTCGGCTCTACCGGTTCCGGTAAGTCGACCACGATTGCAGCGATGCTCGATCATCGCAATGCGCTGAGTACCGGTCATATTCTGACCTTGGAAGATCCGATCGAATTTTTGTTCAAAAACAAAAAATCCATCGTCAACCAGCGTGAGATAGGCAGCGATGCTGCAGACCTGTCCATCGCGTTGAGGAACGCATTACGTCAGGCACCCGATTGTATTTTGATCGGCGAGATACGCGACAAGGAAACCATGTCGGCAGCGCTCGCTTACGCGCAATCCGGCCATTTGGTAGTTGCAACACTGCATGCGAACAATAGCTATCAAGCATTGACCCGCATCATTAATTTTTATCCGATAGAACATCGGCAATCATTACTGGCCGATTTGTCGTCAACCTTACGCGCAGTCATTTCGCAGCGTTTGATCGGTGCAATTGATGGCAAGCGTCGTGCTGCAGTAGAAATCATGATGAACACGCGCCACATTGCCGAGCTGATCGAGCAAGGCGAGATTACGCAAATCAAGGAAGCGATAGAAAAGAGTTTGTCACCAGGCTCGCAAACTTTCGAGCAGGCATTGATGCAGCTAATCAAGGATGACATCGTTACGCAAGACGAAGCCTTGGCCCACGCAGACTCTGCCAGTAATTTATTCTGGTTGTTAAACAACTCGGCACAGAAAGTCGAGATCGATGAACCAGAAGAAGAACAAGGCGCAAGCTTTACCGAATTCACGTTGAAGATGTAA
- the dapD gene encoding 2,3,4,5-tetrahydropyridine-2,6-dicarboxylate N-succinyltransferase produces MTQQLEQIIDQAWENRTDFSPKNAPADVRNAVAQVIAQLNEGTLRVAQKDSGAWVVNQWVKKAVLLSFRLEDNITMPSGDHMQFYDKVPTKFANYTAEDFAKGGFRVVPPAVARHGSFIGKNVVMMPSFVNIGAYVDEGSMVDAWATVGSCAQIGKNVHLSGGVGIGGVLEPMQANPTIIEDNCFIGARSEIVEGVIVEENSVISMGVYIGQSTKIYDRATGEVTYGRIPAGSVVVSGNLPSADGKYSLYCAVIVKRVDAKTRAKTGINELLRD; encoded by the coding sequence ATGACTCAACAACTCGAACAGATCATCGACCAAGCGTGGGAAAACCGTACCGATTTCTCCCCTAAAAATGCACCTGCAGACGTACGCAATGCAGTCGCTCAAGTCATCGCTCAATTGAACGAAGGCACACTGCGCGTCGCGCAAAAAGACAGCGGCGCATGGGTCGTCAATCAATGGGTCAAGAAAGCCGTTTTGCTGTCCTTCCGTCTGGAAGACAACATCACCATGCCATCTGGCGATCACATGCAGTTCTACGACAAGGTTCCAACCAAGTTCGCGAACTACACAGCTGAAGATTTCGCTAAAGGCGGCTTCCGCGTGGTGCCACCAGCAGTTGCACGTCACGGTAGCTTCATCGGCAAAAACGTCGTCATGATGCCTTCCTTCGTCAACATCGGTGCTTACGTCGATGAAGGCTCGATGGTTGATGCATGGGCGACTGTCGGTTCCTGCGCACAAATCGGCAAGAACGTTCACTTGTCCGGCGGCGTTGGTATCGGCGGCGTGTTGGAACCTATGCAAGCCAACCCAACCATCATCGAAGACAACTGCTTCATCGGTGCTCGTTCGGAAATCGTTGAAGGCGTGATCGTTGAAGAAAACTCGGTCATCTCGATGGGCGTGTATATCGGCCAATCGACCAAGATTTACGATCGTGCAACCGGCGAAGTCACATACGGCCGTATCCCTGCAGGTTCCGTCGTGGTATCGGGCAACTTGCCGTCCGCTGATGGCAAGTACAGCTTGTACTGTGCAGTGATCGTCAAACGCGTCGATGCAAAAACACGTGCAAAAACCGGCATCAATGAATTGCTGCGCGACTAA
- the dapC gene encoding succinyldiaminopimelate transaminase codes for MNPLLNQLQPYPFEKLKQLFASVTPNAAYRPISLGIGEPKHPTPAFIQKALADNLDGLAVYPTTAGTEALRATIAGWLERRYNLPKLNPATQVLPVNGSREALFALAQTVIDPSKQALVICPNPLYQIYEGAAYLAGAEPYFVNCDPARNFAPDFASVTPDVWSRVQLVYICSPGNPAGAVLTLEDWAELFELSDRYGFVIAADECYSEIYFKTEAPLGGLEAAHKLGRTGYPRLIGFSSLSKRSNVPGMRSGFVAGDAEILKQFLLYRTYHGSAMSPSVQSASIAAWNDEQHVIENREKYVTKFKQVTPLLQEVMDVALPDAGFYLWAKVDKLVDISDVEFAKRLYAEYNVTVLPGSYLGREAHGINPGQNRIRMALVAEVDECLEAAQRIVEFAKKLSSPSA; via the coding sequence GTGAATCCACTTCTGAATCAGCTACAACCATACCCATTCGAAAAACTGAAGCAATTGTTCGCGAGTGTCACGCCGAACGCTGCTTATCGCCCCATCAGTCTGGGTATCGGCGAACCCAAGCATCCAACGCCGGCTTTCATACAGAAAGCACTGGCAGATAATTTGGATGGCTTGGCAGTTTATCCGACCACCGCTGGCACAGAAGCCTTGCGCGCTACTATCGCTGGCTGGCTCGAGCGCCGCTACAACTTGCCTAAGCTGAATCCAGCCACGCAAGTGCTGCCGGTCAACGGTTCACGCGAAGCCTTGTTTGCCTTGGCGCAAACCGTGATCGATCCAAGCAAGCAAGCATTGGTCATTTGCCCTAATCCGCTGTATCAGATTTACGAAGGCGCGGCTTATCTTGCTGGCGCGGAACCGTATTTCGTCAACTGCGATCCTGCACGCAATTTTGCGCCCGACTTTGCCAGCGTCACACCAGATGTCTGGTCGCGCGTACAACTGGTCTATATCTGCTCGCCGGGCAATCCTGCCGGTGCGGTCCTGACGCTGGAAGACTGGGCTGAATTGTTCGAATTGTCGGATCGCTACGGTTTTGTGATCGCCGCGGATGAATGCTATTCCGAGATTTACTTCAAGACAGAAGCACCGCTGGGTGGATTGGAAGCGGCACACAAGCTGGGACGCACGGGTTATCCACGCCTGATCGGCTTCTCCAGCTTGTCCAAGCGCTCGAACGTGCCGGGCATGCGCTCAGGCTTCGTCGCTGGCGATGCAGAAATTCTGAAGCAATTTCTGCTGTACCGTACCTATCACGGCAGCGCAATGAGCCCATCCGTACAAAGCGCATCCATTGCCGCATGGAACGACGAGCAGCACGTCATTGAAAATCGCGAAAAATACGTCACAAAATTCAAACAAGTTACACCATTACTGCAAGAAGTGATGGATGTCGCCCTGCCGGACGCCGGTTTCTACCTGTGGGCTAAGGTTGACAAACTCGTGGACATCAGCGACGTTGAATTCGCGAAGCGCCTCTATGCCGAATATAATGTCACGGTATTGCCGGGCAGTTATCTGGGCCGCGAAGCGCATGGCATCAATCCGGGACAGAATCGCATCCGCATGGCGCTGGTCGCCGAAGTGGATGAATGCCTGGAAGCAGCACAACGCATCGTCGAATTCGCGAAAAAATTATCCAGTCCTTCCGCGTAA